The sequence atgaggcgatctttcaaccatgcagaTACAATATggggcaatctttcagccatgcagatgcagtatgaggcgatcttttagccatgcagatgtagTATGCTGCAATGCAGTATGAGGCGacctttcagccatgcaatgcagtatgaggtgatctttcatccatgcaatgcagtatggggtgatctttcagccatgcagatgcagtatgaagcgatctttcagccatgcaatacagtatgtggcgatctttcagacATGTAATacagtatgtggcgatctttcagacATGTAAtacagtatgaggcgatctttcaaccatgcagtGCAGTATGcagcaatctttcagccatgcaatgcagtatgGGGCAATCTTTCCGCCATGCAATGCAGTATGGGGcggtctttcagccatgcaatgtagtatgaggcgatctttcagccatgcaatgcagtatgGGGCGATCTTCCAGCCATGCAAATATAGTATGAGACAATCTTTCAGTCATGCAAATGATGTGAGGCAatatttagccttatgcaagtgaTGGAGGCCGAGTTTAGCCTTATGCGAGTGGAggaaggcaattcttagccttatgtaagaacaaaggcagagcttagcctcatgcaaatgatGAGAAGACATTGTTTAGCCTTGCACAAGTAGAGAAAGGCAGTGGTTAGCCTTGTGTAAATAAGAGAAagcaattcttagccttatgaAGACGTAAACTTTTGTGATTTGCGGTGTATAACCCTATGCAGGTGGTGATCTTCGTGCTTTGTAGTGTATGTACATTGAGAAATTCTTGACGTTGTTGTACCTATCATTCCTTCTCGAAGACTCTGATGACACAATCCCAAATTTTGAGgaaactcaaaattttgccccagtttcgtGTTTGGAGGGAAATAGAATTTTTGTTATAATGAGACTGAACCGAAtgatgggttgcctacgtattcccTCTTATATAGAAAATCGGGTCACAACATAGTTCATATTTGTAACTTATAGAATCGCTTGATTACAAGATTTATATGATCGGATAGTCCCTTATTGAAGTTCTGGTTAATGCTCCAAAAGGACAGAGTGTGAATACAAGTTCAAGCTTAGACATAAGAATTTTAGAAGAGTATCACGGGTGGGTGGGTGGAGATTGGTAGAGTAGTACATATTGCTTTAATGGTATTGACCAGTGAGATCGCAGTTCTCGATAAGGTCTATAATTCATCAATGTGCAGAGATTAATCTCAATGATATGGGACTTATTGATGTGGGACTTATGCGAATATTTTGGAGTTTAGCAAACGAAATGTCAAAAGCAAACGTAACATTCTGACCTACTTGGACTTCAGATGTTATGTCTTGGATGTATAAAAAAAAGCTGCAAGATGTTCAAGAAACAAGACCATAATGTCTGAACTAGATTAAGTTACATTTGACTAGAAGAGAGTTGAATTACTCTGATAAAGCAGAGATTAATTGTATGAATAAGAGAAGTATCCTATCTTTTGAAATAGAATAGTAtgccaatttgaaaaaaaaagttagaAGAACTAAACTTAAAAAGATTTTATACGGCTCGAGTATTTCATAAGTTGGGATATGAAATAAATTTCGAGAAATTATAGCCCTAAGCATAATCTGGACTGAGTTGAATAGGGACTTAGGGAGTAGCGGTAATTGAAGGGTAAAACATCTTATTTTGAAAACGCTATGTCCACATGAGAAAAGTTGAGACGAAATATCGTTTGAGAAGAAACTACGCAATTAACTATGACTGATGATAATGATAGATCAATTATGTGATCAATGGACAAAATAAGAGATTATGCCCACGGAAAAGGAAAATAGCTTGTTCAGGCTCGAGATTTTGCGTAGTTTTAGCCTAGGAATAGAAGTCTAAGAAATATCCTAGAATTGATCGTAGTAATCATGGAGTGATTTTGAAAGAGTAGGTCCTGAGTACTTTGAACTAAATAGCAAACAAATAAATAGAGATATATGAGAGAGAATATAGATACACATAATAATGTTCAAATAAGCCTTTATGGGGATGGAAAAAGAGATAAGGTTGATTTAACCCTATCACtcttaaatttaaaaatttaagaCAACAGTCAGCATATTAACATAtctttctccaaataatgcacataagGTGATTGTGTCCATTGGGATAATGGAAATCTCGGCGGACTTTGgcaaggcttgtcttaaagggttattatgtggacatcatattaacccggctaggtttaACCATGATGCATGCGCAATTGATCAGAGTAAggctgctatagaggtctagactgggaccctcaagcggatAACTTGAaggggaaaggcacagaaccgtcgaacgcaccactgatcgactagttttaccacaaatacgtctttccgaatttaaagggtgatatatgggaagagcgcggacactcatcaagtgccgatATGTTGatatttggcacgagtggaacATGAGTTGAAAATATGCTTATGCCAAAGTGATAACTTATGGCCAAGTAATTTACATGGTGAAAGCATATAAAGGCAGTATTAAATAATGCGATAAAATGAGCAAAAGAGAAagggaagaaaaattaaaatacaaaggAAATAGGTTAGCATAGTtcacaaaaaattcaaaacataatTAAATGAAGCGAATAAAGGAGACAAGGAAGGGAGATTCACGATATAGCAATTTTGAGCAAATAAAGGAACGGGAAAGGGAGGTACATGAAAGAAGTCGAACAATCAATCCAATAATCCACACAAGCAAAATTCGTTATagtaagagcctaagtatatccCCTTTTTCCTTCGCGGAAGAGGGCTTCGAcgttgacaactcttttaaatgggtattaaaagagaagagtcgccacctaacgatattaaggtgcgttagggcacctatttgcaaataggCGCCACAGGTAGGGCTGGGCGCCACATGTGATGCTAATCCCTATTTTCGTTCGTTTTGGCTCAAATTTCGCATATATCGCCCCCGATTGATCCAGGATCATTTCTACACATAAAACACATCAAATTAACATAAATCAACACATTTCACATCCTAAATCcatgaaacaaaagtaaaatatgaggcgatatacatacaaatatatatactttaagctaaacatcaacaccccacacttaaactcttgctcgtcctcgataTTGCCTTTGGATCTTGACTTGCATGTTTTCCttcttgatttttgctttcagATCTTCTGCTAGAATCTTTCCCATTCTCATGACATCCTTTCTTGGAATTGGTTTTCTGCAAATAGAATTAAGTTATTGTCTATTATTAAAATCCATATCTAACAAATGACCTCATCAACTAGGCTATGGTAGTTGAGAAGTCATTAAACAAAGCTAATTAAGTGTGAACTCTGTTTCTTTGACCAACGAAGCAGATGAATagttcaattttaattttgaaacgTACTAAGCTTTCTGAAAGCGACATAATGATTTGTTTACCCACCAGTCCATTTGCCAACCAGGTCAGACTTTCACCAATAATCAAGATCGGGTTAGAGCTTTGAGTATAAAAATAATTCTGATTAGGAACGCTCTCCTAAGCATTATGCACTCGAATTCGGATTAATTAGGACTTAACAGATTACATTCGGATAAAAAATACTCCTTTTTTAATGGGTCTTACGCTACGCCAAAGTTGAATTAATCAGACCCCTGCTTAGAAAATACAAAGACTAGAGTTGGAATCCATGATGTGATTTGACAAGCTGGCAACTTACAAAGGAGTAGTTAAATTCCCACCTCATTGTCCACTGTCTAAAGACTAGACTAGAATCTCTTTGAATTCTCAACCCATACATCCCCATATCAATTTTGAATGCTAACTTTAGTGTTTCTTTGAATCATATTCTCTTTCTGGACAAGTGAGAGATGTCGACCATCTTTGGAACAATGGAGGTCAATCTTGTCAACGCTCGCGGTCTCAAAAACAACGAATTCTTGGGTATTAATTAACTTCTCTTGTATCTTCTCTGTTCCTTAATTTGTATTTAGTTCTCTTCCCTTTCTTGTTTAGCTTTGTATGACATATCCGTTCAACCTTTAGCTTCACATATACTTTCCGTTTGTATTATCTTATTTTTCGATTTCTGTTATTACCTATTGTTTTCTTTGCTTCGTTTATCTTATTGCATTGTTGTTGTTAATGTTCTTGTCTTTCATTATTTTCAACGCGCCTTCTTCactattgtttttctttttcaaaccATCTTAACAAGCTCTCGAATTCTATAAGACAGGGGTAAGGTCGGCATATACATTATCAGTGGCGAAGCtagaaattttcaatttaaaagaaaaaaaattccccGATAAAGGgagttcaatatatgttatatacttctataacctaatattttacctatatacataATGTAATTTTTTAGTTTCGGCCCTGCACACTATCCTCCTCAGACCTATTTGTGAGAATATACTAGAGTTATTGTTGTTGGGAGATCAGTTTTATAGTccattacaatttttttttttttcagtttggtCTTTTTATTCCGATATATTGCGCACTCTATTGTTATAGTTTTTTGCTGTTTACTTGTATAATACTAGTGCACATTAATGTGGTGTTGCTGTATATGGTGTAGGTGGTGGAATAGATCCGTATGTTTTGATTCAATATAGAGGTCAAGAACGCAAGAGCACTACTGCAACAGGTATTCATTAATTATTTCCATTCTCTcttttttcccctataaaatagAATGGTGGATACACTTTTAGGCCAACAGATGTCATCACATTTATATATCTTCTATTCTTTCTTGACCAAATTGTTGTGCAAAAATGCTTTTCAAATGCTTAGCTAATTATTGAACTATGGCTCCTGCTTATTGGATGAGTATACGAAGTATTAATCAATTTGTTttatgtaatatttttttatgtacaacaacaataaaattCAATGTAATTCTACAAGTGGGGTCTTGGAAGGGTAATGTGTACGTAGATTTTATCTCTATCTTATGAAGGTAGAGAGGcagttttcgatagaccctcggctcaaagtaCAATAAGAAAGCAGCAACAAACAGTAGcaacaacaagataataagataaGAAGCAAACGACATATACTAAAGCtctaagaataagaaaatatcGGAATAGTACTACTACTACCGGTAAGACTAGGAGAAACTCGCAACTACCTATCAACCTTCAACCTTTATTCTTGACTTCCATACCTTCCTATTGAGGGTCGTGTCTTCGTTAAGTTGAAGCAATGTTATGTCATGTCTAATCACCTTTCCCCAATATttcttcggcctacctctacccttCCGCAGACCCGCCATGGTCAACCTCTCATACCTCCTAACCAGGGTATCTATGTCTCTCCTCTTTACTTgtcagaaccatctcaacctcgctTCCTGCAACTTCCCCTCCACAGGTGCTACTCCCACCTTGTCCCTGACTTCATTCATAATCTTATCTTTCCTGGTATGCCtacacatccatctcaatatcctcatttctgctactttcatcttctgaacATGAAATTTCTTGATTCGCCAACTTTCAGCCCCATACTTTTTTTTAATGTATCTGACCATAATGTCTTACAGCAGCAAGGTCTTATGTGATGTCATGAGTTATCCATCTTCTGTTTTCCCTGAGTCAAAAAACTGGTCAATACATGTTTGAATGGGCGGCGTAGCTACATTGTTTAAAGGGAATTAAATAAATCTGCTTTAATTACAAATTTCTCAAACTCTTGCTCACTGACAATGCAGGTCAAGGCAGTAAACCAGAATGGAATGAGAGGTTTACTTTCAGGGTAGAGTATCCCTCTGCAGATAAGCAATACAAGCTTATACTTAAGCTCATGGATCATGATTCCTTTTCCTCAGATGACTCTCTTGGCGAAGCGACGTAAGTAATTTTTGTTTATGTTAACATATCAGACTTGATACGAATATCAATATATGTTGTTGTAAGTCAATTTAACCAGATTGTCAATAATACTATATTGTTTACATTCAATCAATTGTGGACTTGtagtatttatttgaaggaattgatTGAATTGGGATTGGAGAATGGAAGAGCTGAAATTCATCCTCGCAAATATAGTGTGGTGGGCAGTGATCAATCTTACTGTGGGGAAATTCAAGTTGGCCTCACTTTCACCCCTAAGGTATTCTTTTGAACCCTCAGCTGCAGCATCGGGAACTAGGAATTTCTAAGGGGTATCAAAATAGAAAGacataaatacaaaaaatagtacataatttttgaaaaagagttgtatttggagttaagttgaaaaatagtatttggaatttaaaattatgtttagACATGCATTTTGCTTGAAAAAAAATTGTAGTTTTGTGAGCGGAGAAAAAAAAATTCCTGcaaaatttcatggacaaacacatttttgaactttttttaaaaaaagaacaaaaaaaatatggacaaaaaaacaaaaaaaagtgggatacggacaaaatgaaatggaagAAATTCGGACTGCACGGAAAGGATTAATTTGTAGGATACATTTCATTCTTACCTTGCTGAGACACAATCAAGTATAACTTGGTCCGTTTTGGCTATatatttgacataatttagaAGGCTACAAAGCAGCTATGTTGCTTAGATTCTCCAAAAATATTATCATATATGTGTCGGATCCTCCATAAATGCATTAATTCTAGAGGATCCAAAATGTACACGATGACATTTTTGAAGAGTctgaataatatagataaccagCACATCGCAATGCAGATTGTCTTTCTTAGATGCTCATCGAAAATGTTAAATGatgcttcctttttttttttcctcgCGATGGAATAAAAATTAATAGCTCGTGATATGTGAAATAATTTGACAGAAGGCAGCTGCAGAAGAAGAATATGGTGGATGGAAGGAGAGTGCATGACTGCTGACTAGCTATAGTTCCTATATGTATTTGCCAGATTTTGTACACTGCTGTGGCCCGTGAGTAGAGTAAAGATGAACATTCTCGCAATATTCTTCttatatatatgttatgttaAAGAGATTGTTTGTTGTACTTAACAAAGCAATTGAAGTATCTTAAAACGTAAGAAAAACTCCTTATAAATATAATGCACCATATGTAAGTGTTGGAGAAGAATATAATAATGAAAAAGTAACTAAACCAAATGAATACTCCACGAGAGAACCTAGGAATCTAGAGCTCAGATACCAATTTGTTACGATCCAAAAATTCAGccagtcgtgatgacacctaacacaTTCTGCTAGGTAAGCTAAATAATAGACAACAAAACTCAAATAGGACAACAGGaagcaataaataaaataactgagctttcgataaaaaatttcaaagattagtagtacaaatcatgagtttttaatacttagagtttacaaagctagtatgaaataaatccATCTTTAGGCAatgaaaattttaattgatttaaatccataagaaatttggatttaatcttaaattaaatattatattggtccaaataaatattatgggttaatatataaataaattaattatataagtcgaatatatatggattaaataaataaatcttaatccattgggctagtccacttaattgggctaaagtgatgagcccaattcattaggcccaagatttcatcttcctagaggcccaaaTGGATgcccacgtgtcaaatgacgtggcacgccaagtcaaacggaagagccaatagtaTCATGTCACGTGTCAacatgacaaggcatgccaagtcacattaaaaggctaatgaaattgtgccacgtgtgcaagtgacatgttctggccaaccAAATGCGGTCATGTCACACTTTAATTTGATTAGTCGGAAAGATTTTATTCTTATCGCAACTCCCCTCt is a genomic window of Nicotiana tabacum cultivar K326 chromosome 16, ASM71507v2, whole genome shotgun sequence containing:
- the LOC107818449 gene encoding 16 kDa phloem protein 1 isoform X2, with protein sequence MSTIFGTMEVNLVNARGLKNNEFLGGGIDPYVLIQYRGQERKSTTATGQGSKPEWNERFTFRVEYPSADKQYKLILKLMDHDSFSSDDSLGEATIYLKELIELGLENGRAEIHPRKYSVVGSDQSYCGEIQVGLTFTPKAAAEEEYGGWKESA
- the LOC107818449 gene encoding 16 kDa phloem protein 1 isoform X1, which encodes MSTIFGTMEVNLVNARGLKNNEFLGGGIDPYVLIQYRGQERKSTTATGQGSKPEWNERFTFRVEYPSADKQYKLILKLMDHDSFSSDDSLGEATIYLKELIELGLENGRAEIHPRKYSVVGSDQSYCGEIQVGLTFTPKKAAAEEEYGGWKESA